Proteins encoded in a region of the Isoalcanivorax pacificus W11-5 genome:
- a CDS encoding alpha/beta fold hydrolase has translation MRIDYQEYSRGAIKAEPESFWVGQWRIDYIAFGAPENRHKPPLVVIGGAFQNFTSYKYCVEHIYTDFPVVLVDLPSLGNNDQVSPDLGMEDLADLLHEFVVHMGLPTVHLMGLSLGSAIASTFAYKYPQLTGKMIVAGIVVRPRKSWRMLVEESVRVLDEGRMDEFSQAVVLYLVNYHRLKETGITPTARRLFYRQMKALSDNERERYKINGRRLLSVEGLLGYPECETLVTTGEFDSFTLPWENAAFAARCPNAQFALIKGADHLPQLEKREVSLELFLTFLRGAPLEQVDGITLFPRGSYEQLERRRSERLLPCNTRGHVTSESRIGDQFRFDQRVKVVDINFFGCLLKLENPGFSTAEHARDCTLHMSSPELKLELLVFQYEETGYLRCLFKHGNIREAERFAELLNDRQYFLEPRASGGNVHKIYG, from the coding sequence ATGCGTATCGATTATCAGGAATACAGCCGGGGCGCCATCAAGGCAGAACCCGAGAGTTTCTGGGTGGGACAGTGGCGCATCGACTACATCGCCTTCGGTGCACCGGAAAACCGTCACAAGCCGCCGCTGGTGGTGATCGGCGGGGCCTTCCAGAATTTCACCTCGTACAAATACTGTGTCGAGCACATCTACACCGATTTCCCGGTGGTGCTGGTGGACCTGCCGTCGCTGGGCAACAACGATCAGGTGTCGCCGGATCTGGGCATGGAAGACCTGGCCGACCTGCTGCATGAGTTTGTCGTGCACATGGGGCTGCCGACCGTCCACCTGATGGGCCTGTCGCTCGGTTCGGCCATTGCCAGCACCTTCGCCTACAAGTACCCGCAACTGACCGGCAAGATGATCGTGGCCGGCATCGTCGTACGGCCGCGCAAGAGCTGGCGCATGCTGGTGGAAGAATCCGTACGCGTGCTGGATGAAGGCCGCATGGATGAATTTTCCCAGGCGGTGGTGCTGTATCTGGTCAACTACCATCGCCTGAAAGAAACCGGCATCACGCCCACGGCGCGCCGGCTGTTCTACCGGCAGATGAAGGCGCTGAGTGACAACGAGCGCGAACGTTACAAGATCAATGGCCGCCGGCTGCTGTCTGTGGAGGGCCTGCTGGGCTACCCGGAATGTGAAACCCTGGTCACCACCGGCGAGTTCGACAGCTTCACATTGCCGTGGGAAAACGCCGCCTTTGCCGCACGTTGCCCGAACGCGCAGTTTGCGCTGATCAAGGGGGCCGACCACCTGCCGCAGCTGGAAAAGCGCGAGGTGTCGCTGGAGCTGTTCCTGACATTCCTGCGTGGCGCGCCGCTGGAGCAGGTGGACGGCATTACGCTGTTCCCGCGCGGCAGCTACGAGCAGCTGGAACGTCGGCGCAGTGAGCGACTGTTGCCCTGCAACACCCGTGGCCATGTGACCAGCGAATCCCGCATTGGTGATCAGTTCCGTTTTGACCAGCGCGTCAAGGTGGTCGACATCAATTTCTTCGGCTGCCTGCTGAAACTGGAAAATCCCGGTTTCTCGACGGCAGAGCATGCCCGTGACTGCACGCTGCACATGAGTTCGCCGGAACTGAAACTGGAACTGCTGGTGTTCCAGTATGAGGAGACGGGATATCTGCGCTGTCTGTTCAAGCACGGCAATATTCGCGAGGCGGAACGCTTTGCCGAACTGCTGAATGACCGCCAGTATTTCCTGGAGCCGCGCGCCAGCGGCGGTAACGTGCACAAGATCTACGGCTGA
- a CDS encoding class I SAM-dependent methyltransferase, giving the protein MLKKDRLDTSSISFTALYTGHVWTANGLSAPAFRTRMGSVFYHALAPFELVGGKLVGGNIRTFLLQRHHLIDHLVEKAIEEEGVTQILEIACGLSPRGYRFCQRYPQLTYVEADLPDMADRKQQLLARTGSLSAQHQAVPLNVFARDTDDALENVVRDHFDRSKPLLVITEGLVNYFDLPTIDSFWQRLRHVLAEHPTGIYLTDNYPLLDDHPFHRTMQTLRGLLGTVSRSRVSFHFGSDNQAQQHFTSLGYGQVAVHNPRDFYRLLPMPRSRGMPFVRVIEARS; this is encoded by the coding sequence ATGTTGAAAAAAGATCGCCTGGATACCTCGTCCATCAGCTTCACTGCGCTGTACACCGGCCACGTCTGGACCGCCAACGGGCTGTCCGCGCCCGCCTTTCGTACCCGCATGGGCAGCGTCTTCTACCATGCGCTGGCACCGTTCGAACTGGTGGGCGGCAAACTGGTGGGGGGCAATATCCGCACCTTCCTGCTGCAGCGCCATCACCTGATCGATCACCTGGTGGAAAAAGCCATTGAAGAAGAAGGCGTCACGCAGATTCTGGAAATCGCCTGCGGCCTGTCACCGCGCGGCTACCGTTTCTGCCAGCGTTACCCGCAACTGACGTATGTGGAAGCGGACCTGCCGGACATGGCGGATCGCAAGCAGCAATTGCTGGCACGCACCGGCTCATTGAGCGCCCAGCACCAGGCCGTACCGCTGAACGTGTTTGCCCGCGATACCGACGATGCACTGGAAAACGTGGTGCGGGATCATTTTGACCGGAGCAAGCCACTGCTGGTGATTACAGAAGGCCTGGTGAATTATTTTGACCTGCCGACTATCGACAGTTTCTGGCAGCGCCTGCGGCATGTCCTGGCGGAACACCCCACCGGTATTTATCTCACCGACAATTATCCGCTGCTGGACGATCATCCGTTCCACCGCACCATGCAGACCCTGCGCGGCCTGCTGGGCACGGTGTCACGCAGCCGGGTGAGTTTCCATTTCGGCAGCGACAACCAAGCGCAGCAACATTTCACCTCACTCGGCTACGGCCAGGTGGCAGTGCATAACCCACGGGATTTTTATCGCCTGCTGCCGATGCCACGTTCACGGGGCATGCCGTTCGTACGTGTCATTGAGGCACGGAGCTGA
- the rlmH gene encoding 23S rRNA (pseudouridine(1915)-N(3))-methyltransferase RlmH: protein MRVRLLALGTRMPGWVEAGTSEYVRRLSGDIRLEIEEISLPKRGSNADTGALVAREAEALRKRLAKYPGAMTVALEVKGRRLTTEKLATELGTLRDLGQDLCILVGGPDGLCPALSAECRQQWSLSDLTLPHPLVRILVAEQVYRAWTILSGHPYHR, encoded by the coding sequence TTGCGCGTCCGTCTGCTGGCACTGGGCACCCGCATGCCCGGCTGGGTCGAGGCGGGTACGTCGGAATACGTCCGCCGCCTGTCCGGGGATATCCGCCTTGAGATCGAGGAAATCAGCCTGCCAAAGCGCGGCAGCAACGCCGATACCGGCGCACTGGTCGCCCGCGAGGCGGAAGCGCTGCGCAAGCGGCTGGCGAAATACCCCGGCGCAATGACCGTGGCCCTGGAAGTGAAAGGCCGCCGTCTGACCACGGAGAAACTCGCCACCGAACTCGGCACCCTGCGCGATCTGGGGCAGGACCTGTGCATTCTGGTCGGCGGCCCCGACGGCCTGTGCCCGGCGCTGTCCGCCGAATGCCGCCAGCAGTGGTCGCTGTCCGATCTGACCCTGCCGCATCCGCTGGTGCGGATTCTGGTGGCCGAGCAGGTGTATCGGGCGTGGACAATTCTGAGTGGGCATCCATATCACAGGTGA
- a CDS encoding glutamate-5-semialdehyde dehydrogenase, translating into MDIEKYMQDLGVRARAASRQMARASTARKNAALAGIADALRAARETILSANREDMAAGRENGLEDAMLDRLELTPARFDGMLEGLEQVMALPDPIGEITGLKYRPTGIQVGHMCVPLGVIGIIYESRPNVTIDAAALCLKSGNAAILRGGSEAIRANQAIAACIRTGLAAAGLPEDAVQVVETTDRAAVGALITQPEYVDVIVPRGGKGLIERISRDARVPVIKHLDGNCHVYIDEQADPAKALRITLNAKTHRYGTCNTAETLLVAEAVADALLPDIARALSDAGVALRGCERTLALLEGKVANLTAATEADWFEEYLAPILAVKIVSGLDEAIEHINHYSSQHTEAIVTENYTRARRFLTEVDSSSVMVNASTRFADGFEYGLGAEIGISTDKFHARGPVGLEGLTSRKWVVLGDGQVRE; encoded by the coding sequence ATGGACATCGAGAAGTACATGCAGGACCTGGGCGTGCGCGCCCGCGCCGCCTCCCGGCAGATGGCGCGGGCCTCCACGGCCCGGAAGAACGCAGCGCTGGCAGGCATTGCCGATGCCCTGCGCGCCGCCCGCGAGACGATCCTCAGCGCCAACCGCGAGGACATGGCCGCCGGCCGTGAAAACGGGCTGGAAGACGCCATGCTCGACCGCCTGGAACTCACCCCGGCGCGCTTTGACGGCATGCTCGAAGGCCTGGAACAGGTCATGGCCCTGCCCGACCCGATCGGCGAGATCACCGGCCTGAAGTACCGCCCCACCGGCATCCAGGTGGGCCACATGTGCGTGCCGCTGGGCGTGATCGGCATCATTTATGAGTCGCGGCCCAATGTGACCATCGACGCCGCCGCCCTGTGCCTGAAATCCGGCAATGCCGCCATCCTGCGCGGCGGCTCCGAAGCCATTCGCGCCAACCAGGCCATCGCCGCCTGCATCCGCACCGGCCTGGCCGCCGCCGGCCTGCCTGAAGATGCGGTGCAGGTCGTGGAAACCACGGATCGCGCCGCCGTCGGCGCGCTGATCACTCAGCCCGAGTACGTGGACGTCATCGTACCCCGCGGCGGCAAGGGCCTGATCGAACGCATCAGCCGCGACGCCCGCGTACCGGTGATCAAGCATCTGGACGGCAACTGCCACGTCTATATCGACGAGCAGGCCGACCCGGCCAAGGCCCTGCGCATCACCCTGAACGCCAAGACCCACCGCTACGGTACCTGTAACACCGCCGAGACGCTGCTGGTGGCCGAGGCCGTGGCCGATGCGCTGCTGCCGGACATCGCCCGCGCCCTCAGCGACGCCGGCGTGGCGCTGCGCGGCTGCGAACGCACCCTGGCGCTGCTGGAGGGCAAGGTGGCCAACCTGACCGCCGCCACGGAGGCGGACTGGTTCGAGGAATACCTGGCGCCCATTCTGGCGGTGAAGATCGTCAGCGGGCTGGACGAGGCCATTGAGCACATCAACCATTACAGCTCGCAGCACACCGAGGCCATCGTCACCGAAAACTACACCCGGGCACGCCGCTTCCTCACCGAAGTGGACTCCAGCTCGGTCATGGTCAACGCCTCGACCCGCTTTGCCGACGGCTTCGAGTACGGTCTGGGCGCGGAAATCGGTATCTCCACCGACAAGTTCCACGCCCGCGGCCCGGTCGGCCTGGAAGGCCTGACCAGCCGCAAATGGGTCGTGCTGGGCGACGGCCAGGTCAGGGAATGA
- the rsfS gene encoding ribosome silencing factor, translating into MTDRTPDLLDITLAALDELKARNVSSIDVRKLTSIADNMVIATGTSSRHVKALADNVVEQAKASGFPPVGVEGQQNAEWILVDLGDVIVHVMLPATREFYDLERLWRDPHQHPDRGTADNGGKERDA; encoded by the coding sequence ATGACAGACCGCACACCCGACCTGCTCGACATCACCCTGGCCGCCCTGGATGAACTCAAGGCCCGCAACGTCAGCAGCATTGATGTCCGCAAACTGACCAGCATCGCCGACAACATGGTGATCGCTACCGGCACCTCCAGCCGCCACGTCAAGGCGCTCGCGGACAACGTCGTCGAACAGGCCAAGGCCAGCGGCTTCCCGCCAGTGGGTGTGGAAGGCCAGCAGAATGCCGAATGGATCCTGGTCGATCTGGGCGACGTGATCGTGCACGTGATGCTGCCGGCCACCCGCGAGTTCTACGACCTGGAACGCCTCTGGCGCGACCCGCACCAGCACCCGGACCGCGGCACCGCCGACAACGGCGGCAAAGAACGGGACGCCTGA
- the nadD gene encoding nicotinate-nucleotide adenylyltransferase: MTGTGSALALFGGTFDPVHTAHLRGARTVADVLGCPVHLLPNAVPPHRPQPLASGAQRLAMLERACEGEPGLVPDDWELRQRGPSWSLNTLRHFRATLGPHRPLVLVIGADSFASLHQWHRWQDYPALCHLAVLPRPGASEANLDVRAAFVPGKASDLQRAPAGRRLMLDAPWLDFSATGIRAALARDGHSDALPPAVESYIHEQGLYNVPDRSH, translated from the coding sequence ATGACCGGCACTGGCTCAGCCCTGGCCCTGTTCGGCGGCACCTTCGACCCGGTTCACACGGCACATCTGCGGGGTGCACGCACCGTCGCCGACGTGCTCGGCTGCCCCGTGCACCTGCTGCCCAACGCCGTGCCACCGCATCGTCCGCAACCACTCGCCAGCGGCGCACAGCGGCTGGCCATGCTGGAACGGGCCTGTGAGGGCGAACCGGGCCTGGTGCCGGATGACTGGGAACTGCGCCAGCGCGGGCCATCATGGAGCCTGAACACCCTGCGGCATTTCCGTGCCACGCTCGGCCCGCACCGGCCGCTGGTGCTGGTGATCGGCGCCGACAGCTTCGCCAGCCTGCACCAGTGGCACCGCTGGCAGGATTACCCGGCGCTGTGCCACCTCGCGGTGCTGCCGCGTCCCGGCGCCAGCGAAGCGAACCTCGATGTCCGGGCCGCCTTTGTGCCCGGTAAGGCCAGCGACCTGCAACGCGCCCCGGCCGGCCGCCGGCTGATGCTCGACGCACCCTGGCTGGATTTCTCCGCCACCGGCATCCGTGCCGCTCTGGCCCGCGATGGCCACAGCGACGCCCTGCCCCCTGCCGTGGAGAGCTATATCCACGAGCAGGGTCTGTATAATGTCCCGGACCGCTCGCACTGA